TTTATATCTACGCGGGTGTATGCTTACTGGGTTTCCTGTTCCTGAAATTCCGCGTCAGGGAAACCAAGGGGAAATCGCTGGAAGAAATGGAAGCGGTTTTCTCCGGACATTGATCTGACAATTAAATTATTTTTCTACCATTATAAAAAGAAGATTATGGAAGTGCATGCATGGCAGGAAGTGGTGAAGATTCCTACCTACAAAACCGGGCTGCCAGACAAGAACCCGATGTTCCTGGAAAAACGGGTATACCAGGGGAGCAGCGGCGTGGTGTATCCCTACCAGGTGATCGACAAAGTATACGATGAAAAGGAGGAGAAAGAGTGGACTGCTTTATACCTGGAGAACGATTATCTGAAGGTGATGATTCTTCCGGAACTGGGCGGACGGATCCAGATGGCCTATGATAAAACCAATGATTATCATTTTGTGTATCATAACCGGGTGATTAAACCCGCATTGGTGGGCCTGCTGGGCCCCTGGATCAGCGGCGGCATCGAATTCAACTGGCCGCAGCACCACCGTCCTACCACGTTTGATGCAACCGATTTCCAGATCCTTGAAAATAAAGACGGCAGCAAAACCGTATGGGTAAATGAGTATGAGCAGATGTTCGGCACCAAGTGTGCCCTGGGTTTTACCTTGTATCCGGATAGGGCCTACATTGAGCTGGAAGCGAAGTTGTATAACCGCACGCCGTTCCCGCAAACTTTTTTGTGGTGGGCCAACCCGGCGGTTGCAGTAGATGAACATTATCAAAGTGTATTCCCGCCGGATGTAAATGCTGTTTTTGATCACGGTAAGCGTGATGTAAGTTCCTTTCCGATCGCAACCGGCACCTATTATAAAGTGGATTACTCGCCGGGAACCGATATTTCAATTTACACCAATATTCCTGTGCCTACTTCTTATATGGCTGTTAACAGCGCATTCAATTTTGTAGGGGGATACCATCATCAGAAAAAAGCGGGCATCATGCATGTGGCCGATCACCATGTAAGTCCCGGTAAAAAACAGTGGACCTGGGGTTGTGGGGCATTTGGCCAGGCCTGGGACCGGCAGCTTACCGATGAAGACGGTCCTTATTTTGAGCTGATGTGCGGGGTGTATACCGATAATCAGCCTGATTTCAGCTGGATCATGCCAAATGAAGTGCGCACCTTTAAACAGTACTTTATGCCCTACAAGAACATTGGGTATGTAAAGAATGCTTCCATTGATGCCATGGTGAACCTGGAAACCACTTTCGATACGGCAACGGTACAGGTATACGTAACAAAGGAGCAATCGGTAACAGTTCGGCTGATGCAGGCAGGGAATACACTTTTTTCAGAAACGGTGCCGTTGTCTCCCCGGAAAAGTTTTGAAAAACGGGTGGTTGTTGACCACACGGCTGAGGCGGGGCAACTGACGGCTGAAGTACTGGACGCCGGTGGAAATCTGTTGATCGCGTATACTCCGGTAGATCGTAACACGGAAGCAATACCGGATCCGGCAAAACCCATATTGCAACCGGAATTGCTTGCTACCAATGAAGAGCTGTACCTGGCCGGTTTACACCTGGAGCAGTACCGGCATGCAACGTATTCGCCGCTGGATTATTATCGCGAAGCCCTGAGACGGGATGCTACAGATGTACGGTGCAACAATGCAATGGGGCTCTGGTACCTGCGCCGCGGCCAGTTTGAGACCGCGGAACCCTTCCTCCGCGCAGCGGTAGAAAAACTCACCTCCAGGAATCCCAATCCCTATGACGGAGAGCCGTTGTATAACCTGGGGCTCTGCCTGCGGTACCGGAAGCGTTTAAAAGGGGCCACGGACTGGTTGTATAAAAGTACGTGGAACGCTGCCATGCAGGATAATGCATACCTGCAGCTGGCGTACATCAGTGCGCTTCAGAACAACTGGGACGCCTGTGCCGGGTTTGCCAAGAAATCTGTTTTACGGAATTATAACAGCCTGAGAGCACGGCATATAAAAGCGGTGGCATTGCGGCAGCTGCAACGCTGGGAAGAGGCTGCTGCAGTGCTTCAGGAAACATTAACGATTGATGGATTTGATTTTGCCGCCCGGTTTGAATGGTGCCGGCACCTGCAACGGCAGGGCAACCGTGAAGCTGCTGAAAAGGAGTTGCAGTTGCTTCAACAACAGATGCGCAACCGTTCTTATTCGTTCATCGAAATGGCCCTGCAATATGCCGCGGCCGGTTTGTATAAAGATGCAACCGCTTTTTTATCCAGGGTAGCTGATCATACAACGGATCCGCTGGTGCACTATTACATGGGATATTTTGACCATCTGTCCGGCGATCATAACCAGGCTGCAGCCTGGTTCGGGAAAGCGTTTGAAATGAGCCCGGACGGCGTATTTCCCAATCGCATTGAAGACATTGCGGTGCTGACCACTGCAGTAGAACAGAATCCCGGTGATTATAAAGCCCTGTATTACCTGGGTAATTATTATTATGGAAAGCGCTTGTATGACCAGGCGCGGAGTTGCTGGGAACAATCGCTGGCTATAAATCCGGGGTTTGCCACGGTTAACCGGAATCTTGGAATCGCCTACTACAATAAGTTTGATAAAAAAGAAGCGGCCCTCCGTTTATTTCAAAAGGCGTTTGAGGCCGATCCATCAGACGCAAGAGTATTATTTGAGCTGGATCAGTTAAAGAAACGGTTTAATATACATCCGGAGCTGCGGCTTTCCTACCTCAATCAGTATCCCGAACAGGTGCGGGAACGCGACGATCTTTATATCGAATACGTTGGATTATACTCCCTGCTGGGCCGGTTTGAGGAAGCTGGCCAGCTGCTGCAGTCCCGTAATTTTCATCCATGGGAAGGAGGGGAAGGCCGGACCTCCGGTCAGCATGTGCTGATTCACGTAGAACTGGCCAAGCAGGCACTGGCAAAAAAAGACCTGGATGAAGCAGGGCGTTTATTGCATAAGGCGGAGGAATACCCGGCCAACCTGGGAGAAGGAAAACTGTATGGTGCACAGGAGAACGATATTAATTATTGGCTGGGATGTGTGGAAGAAGCCGGTGGCCATAACCAGGCCGCAACAATTTACTGGGAGAAAGCAGCCGTAGGTCTTTCAGAGCCGGCGCCCGCCATTTACTACAACGATCAGCAACCGGATAAGATCTTTTATCAGGGAATGGCGCTGCTGAAATTAGGCAGACCGGAAGAAGCGGCACAGCGGTTCCGCAACCTGATCAGCTACGGGGAAAAGCATTTGAATGACCCGGTCACGATCGATTTTTTTGCAGTGTCGCTGCCAGACCTGATGATTTTTGATGATGATCTGGACCTGCGTAACCGGATCCATTGCTGGTACCTGATGGGGCTGGGATACCTGGGATTGGGCAATATGACAGCGGCTGATCAATACCTGGGTCAGGTGCTGGAGCTGGATCCGGCACATACTGGTGCGGTGCTGCACCGGAACCTGCTGCCCGTTGCATAACGGCCCTTTACGAAAAATTTTCGCCCGGTTTTGTTAATAAAACCGGGCTTTTTATTGCAGTTTGTTCATTTTTCCGGGTACCTACCCGGAAAAATGAACAAAGAATGACTTTTTTTAAGGTAAAGTACTTATTTTGCGTATAAGCTAATGGCCGGCCTGCTGCTGGTGCAACTAAAAAACGGATACTGGCAGGTGTTTGGTATTTACGGCAAATACCATCAAAGACCGCAACATGTGAACAGAATCATCAGCAGCTGTCCCTGAACACTTATGGCGGAATACAGCTAAAGTGGTACTACTTTTTCCGAGGCTGTGTTAAAACGTCTTCGGGTATTGCGCAAAATGAAAACCTACGAAAATGTTTTTGAGATAGAGATCAGTGCACGTGCTATAAAAGAAAGATAACGAATTTGCGCGCTGACAGATCACCTGTTTGTTGGAGCTGGAACAGGAACGCGTGCCTGGCAATGATCGGGCGACCAAGATGTTGTGGCTGTAGCGTCTGCCCATATTTTATGAAGGGTTATATCCTGAGCTTCCCTTTAACCTTGAAAACACGGTTATTGAATAATGAATGGGGCTAACGCTTTTTCATGTGCTGTTGTCAAGCGTATTGATGTCATCAACCTTTAAATAATACAGATTATGAATGCCGCAACACTTAACAAATTGAAGGAAATGAAACTTTTGGGCATGCACCGGGCATTAAAAGCCTGCCTGGAGGCGGGAAAATCAGGTACAGGCACGCCCGATGAACTGATTGCCCAGCTCGTGGAGGCCGAATGGGCCGACCGTCAAAACCGCAATATCGGTCAGCGCATCAAACACGCCCGGTTCCGCTACAAGGCCGATATAGATGATCTTTATTATCATAACGATCGCAATCTCGACCGCAACCAGATTATGAAGTTTGAAGACTGCAGTTATATAGACCGGGCCGAATGCATACTGATTACCGGGTCCGCCGGTATCGGCAAGAGTTATATTGCCTCCGCGCTGGGTCACCATGCCTGCAGCCGGGGATACAGGGTGATGTACCATAATGCTTCGCGGCTGTTTTCTACGCTTAAGATGAGCAGGATCAATGATTCCTACAATAAAGAGATCGGCCGCATCGAACGGCAGCAATTGCTGATACTGGATGATTTCGGCCTGCAGCCGCTCGATGCGCAAAGCCGTACAGCACTTATGGAAGTGATTGAGGACCGGCATGGTAAAAGTGCATTGATCATTACTTCACAGGTACCTGTAAGCAAATGGTATGATATTATCGGAGAGCCCACCATCGCCGATGCCATTCTCGACCGCATTATACACCAGGCGCACCGGATGGAACTCACCGGCACGTCCTTGCGGAAGAGCCGGAGTGCTGAATGTGTGATGATCGCCTAGGTTGTGCAGGAAACCAATACCGGTTGCCGGATAGCAAGCTTCAGGCTTTGTGCTTCTGGTGCCGGACCATACCGGGCTGCGATTACTGCCCGCAGCCAACTGCTTCTTGTGGCAATACTGTCTATGGATAACGAATCGACAAAAAGCTCATAGGCTTTCTGAATTGTTGGATCGGCCATTTGGATCAAACCAAAATACAGTGATCTTTAAAGCGGTTCTGGAAATAGCTGGTGTTTTTGTTGGCCGGGTCGGCCTGTCGGGTAGCGAAGGCTGTAAGAAGAATAGTAAAGCGTATCAATTGTTGTTGGCTTAATAAGCTCCGGAACGCCCGGAAAATGGCAGGGTGCTGCAACGAAGCAGCAAAGACAAACGTTTGCATAAAGGTCTCCGGTAAAGATTCGATAAATTCGACAAAAAGATACATGAAAAGAAGCTGCTTCTGTATGACGATCCTGGTTTGTTTTTTCCTGCCCGCAGTGGCCCAGCAAAAAGCAACCATTACCGAACTAAAAAGAAAATATGTTACCTATCCGTTCTCGGATCCAAACCCCATACCTTCTTTTGGCAAAATCTATCCTTATTTCCGCTTTGATGGTTTTGCCGCCGCGCCCATTCAGAAGGAGTGGAAAGTAGTACAGCTGGAAAATGATTTCATACGGGTGGAAGTATTTCCCGAAATCGGGGGCAAAATATGGTCTGCCTACGATAAAATACACCAACGCTATTTTTTATACAATAACAACGTGGTAAAGTTCCGCGATATTGCTATGCGTGGGCCCTGGACCAGCGGCGGCGTGGAATTTAACTATGGGGTGATCGGGCATACACCCAATACGGCTACACCGGTGGATTACCGGTTGAGTACCGGTAAAGACGGAAGCGTAAGCTGTACGATCGGGTACCTCGAGTTGCTTACCCGCACACGGTGGAACGTAGAAATAAAGCTGGAAAAGGATATGGCTTTTTTTACAACCCGTTCTTACTGGTTCAACCCTACAGCCACCGAACAACCCTATTATCAGTGGTCCAATGCCGCCGTGGCAGCAAAAGCAGATCTGCAACTGGTTTATCCCGGAACCGCGGCCATCGGCCATTCGGGAGAGCACATTCAATGGCCCTATGATTCCATAGCAGGCAAAGCCATTGCGCAATGGAAAGAAAATGATTACGGCGGTTCCAAATCGCTACACATCATTAATAGCGGTAAGCCCTATTTTGGCGCACATTGGGAAGCCGATGATTTTGGAATGTTGCACTATACCGCCAGTGATGAAAAACTGGGCCGCAAAATGTTCTCCTGGGCATTGAGCGATCAGGGCGATATCTGGAAAGAATTGCTGACCGACAACGACGGACAGTATGTGGAAATGCAAAGCGGACGCCTGTTTAACCAGAACTCCATCCCCAGCAGCTTAACGCCGTTTAAGCAAACGCAGTTTATTCCTTACGGCACGGACCAATGGACCGAATACTGGTACCCGTTTGCCGGTACGGGTGGGGTTACCGATGCCAATGAAATGGGAGTGGTGCATGTCAGCGGCGGGTCGCTAACGATCTCTCCCCTGAGAACTGTTCGGGATACCCTGTACGTAAGGGACCAGAACGGAACCCCTTTGTATACGGCATGGGTGGACCTGAAACCACTGGCCGTAAAAAAGCTGGAAACGGAATTGTTGCCACAGCAATGGAAGGCTGCTACCATCCATCTGGGTGTCTACTCCTGGTCCGTGGATGATCAACCGCTGCAGCGGCCGCTTGTCGCACCAGTTGATTTT
The sequence above is a segment of the Niabella agricola genome. Coding sequences within it:
- a CDS encoding DUF5107 domain-containing protein, translating into MEVHAWQEVVKIPTYKTGLPDKNPMFLEKRVYQGSSGVVYPYQVIDKVYDEKEEKEWTALYLENDYLKVMILPELGGRIQMAYDKTNDYHFVYHNRVIKPALVGLLGPWISGGIEFNWPQHHRPTTFDATDFQILENKDGSKTVWVNEYEQMFGTKCALGFTLYPDRAYIELEAKLYNRTPFPQTFLWWANPAVAVDEHYQSVFPPDVNAVFDHGKRDVSSFPIATGTYYKVDYSPGTDISIYTNIPVPTSYMAVNSAFNFVGGYHHQKKAGIMHVADHHVSPGKKQWTWGCGAFGQAWDRQLTDEDGPYFELMCGVYTDNQPDFSWIMPNEVRTFKQYFMPYKNIGYVKNASIDAMVNLETTFDTATVQVYVTKEQSVTVRLMQAGNTLFSETVPLSPRKSFEKRVVVDHTAEAGQLTAEVLDAGGNLLIAYTPVDRNTEAIPDPAKPILQPELLATNEELYLAGLHLEQYRHATYSPLDYYREALRRDATDVRCNNAMGLWYLRRGQFETAEPFLRAAVEKLTSRNPNPYDGEPLYNLGLCLRYRKRLKGATDWLYKSTWNAAMQDNAYLQLAYISALQNNWDACAGFAKKSVLRNYNSLRARHIKAVALRQLQRWEEAAAVLQETLTIDGFDFAARFEWCRHLQRQGNREAAEKELQLLQQQMRNRSYSFIEMALQYAAAGLYKDATAFLSRVADHTTDPLVHYYMGYFDHLSGDHNQAAAWFGKAFEMSPDGVFPNRIEDIAVLTTAVEQNPGDYKALYYLGNYYYGKRLYDQARSCWEQSLAINPGFATVNRNLGIAYYNKFDKKEAALRLFQKAFEADPSDARVLFELDQLKKRFNIHPELRLSYLNQYPEQVRERDDLYIEYVGLYSLLGRFEEAGQLLQSRNFHPWEGGEGRTSGQHVLIHVELAKQALAKKDLDEAGRLLHKAEEYPANLGEGKLYGAQENDINYWLGCVEEAGGHNQAATIYWEKAAVGLSEPAPAIYYNDQQPDKIFYQGMALLKLGRPEEAAQRFRNLISYGEKHLNDPVTIDFFAVSLPDLMIFDDDLDLRNRIHCWYLMGLGYLGLGNMTAADQYLGQVLELDPAHTGAVLHRNLLPVA
- the istB gene encoding IS21-like element helper ATPase IstB; the protein is MKLLGMHRALKACLEAGKSGTGTPDELIAQLVEAEWADRQNRNIGQRIKHARFRYKADIDDLYYHNDRNLDRNQIMKFEDCSYIDRAECILITGSAGIGKSYIASALGHHACSRGYRVMYHNASRLFSTLKMSRINDSYNKEIGRIERQQLLILDDFGLQPLDAQSRTALMEVIEDRHGKSALIITSQVPVSKWYDIIGEPTIADAILDRIIHQAHRMELTGTSLRKSRSAECVMIA